A window of Pseudomonas monteilii contains these coding sequences:
- a CDS encoding 16S rRNA methyltransferase, which translates to MRVSRFFIDAALSLGEHDLPEAQAHYIGRVLRLTAGDAVQLFDGSGQEFRGHVLEVGKKHVRVTLDQALPGQPESLLHIHLGQGLSRGERMDWAIQKATELGAQEITPIVSERCEVRLKDERADKRMAHWRQVAISACEQCGRSTLPVIHPPTSLADWTASAEADLKLVLHPVAEPLTTHERPARLAFLIGPEGGLSEAEVEQAKGKGFQAARLGPRVLRTETAPVVALAVAQQLWGDF; encoded by the coding sequence ATGAGAGTGTCCCGTTTCTTCATCGATGCCGCCTTGAGCCTTGGCGAGCACGACCTGCCCGAGGCCCAGGCCCACTACATCGGACGTGTGCTGCGCCTGACCGCCGGCGACGCCGTGCAGCTGTTCGACGGCAGCGGCCAGGAGTTTCGCGGCCATGTGCTGGAGGTGGGCAAGAAACACGTGCGTGTGACGCTGGACCAGGCCCTGCCGGGCCAGCCCGAGTCGCTGCTGCACATTCACCTCGGCCAGGGGCTGTCGCGGGGCGAGCGCATGGACTGGGCGATCCAGAAAGCCACCGAACTGGGCGCTCAGGAAATCACGCCGATCGTCAGCGAACGCTGCGAAGTGCGCCTCAAGGACGAGCGGGCCGACAAGCGCATGGCCCACTGGCGGCAGGTGGCGATCAGCGCCTGCGAGCAATGCGGCCGCTCGACGCTGCCGGTGATCCACCCACCGACCTCCCTGGCCGACTGGACCGCCAGCGCCGAGGCCGACCTCAAGCTGGTCCTGCACCCGGTCGCCGAGCCGCTGACCACCCATGAGCGCCCTGCCCGCCTGGCCTTTCTGATCGGTCCGGAAGGCGGCCTGAGCGAGGCCGAGGTCGAGCAGGCCAAGGGCAAGGGCTTCCAGGCCGCACGCCTGGGGCCACGGGTCTTGCGCACCGAGACGGCGCCTGTGGTGGCGCTGGCGGTGGCGCAGCAGCTCTGGGGCGACTTCTGA
- a CDS encoding hemolysin III, whose translation MYYGERFNAWTHLVGALLACLGAVWLIVSAGLQGDPWKVVSVSIYGVTLLLLYSVSTLYHSTRGRTKVILRKLDHLSIYLLIAGSYTPFCLVSLRGPWGWSLFGVVWGLAVIGMLQEIKPRSEARVLSIVIYALMGWIVLVAVKPLLATLGGAGFAWLAGGGAFYTIGILFFAYDKRFRHWHGIWHLFVIVGSLMHFVAILGFVL comes from the coding sequence ATGTATTACGGTGAACGTTTCAATGCCTGGACGCACCTGGTCGGTGCCCTGCTGGCGTGCCTGGGGGCCGTCTGGCTGATCGTGAGCGCAGGCTTGCAGGGCGACCCCTGGAAAGTCGTCAGCGTCTCCATCTATGGCGTCACGCTGCTGTTGCTCTACAGCGTCTCGACGCTCTACCACAGCACGCGGGGCCGCACCAAGGTCATCCTGCGCAAGCTCGATCACCTGTCGATCTATCTGCTGATTGCCGGCAGCTACACGCCGTTCTGCCTGGTCAGCCTGCGCGGGCCGTGGGGCTGGAGCCTGTTCGGCGTGGTCTGGGGGCTGGCGGTGATCGGCATGCTGCAGGAAATCAAGCCGCGCTCGGAAGCGCGGGTGCTGTCGATCGTCATCTATGCCTTGATGGGCTGGATCGTGCTGGTGGCGGTCAAGCCGCTGCTCGCCACACTGGGGGGTGCCGGCTTCGCCTGGCTCGCCGGCGGGGGCGCGTTCTACACCATTGGCATTCTGTTCTTCGCCTACGACAAGCGCTTTCGCCACTGGCACGGCATCTGGCACCTGTTCGTCATCGTCGGCAGCCTGATGCACTTCGTGGCGATACTCGGGTTCGTCCTGTAA
- a CDS encoding chemotaxis protein, producing MLEHAAGQRSSITGLLLPLADRHLVLPNVAVAELLGQRGDLLEHGQAEWHLGWLTWRQQRLPLIGFEAACGGTTPVGAWTKVVVLNALGDTGLRHLAILLQGLPRSCRLDSQLNYVDVPLAPLELAAVQVGDVIARVPDLPTLERRVIDAGF from the coding sequence ATGCTTGAACATGCCGCCGGGCAACGCAGCAGCATCACGGGCCTGCTGTTGCCACTGGCCGACCGTCACCTGGTGCTGCCCAACGTGGCGGTCGCCGAGCTGCTGGGCCAGCGGGGCGACCTGCTCGAGCACGGTCAGGCCGAGTGGCACCTGGGCTGGCTGACCTGGCGCCAGCAACGCCTGCCGCTGATCGGCTTCGAGGCGGCCTGCGGTGGTACCACGCCGGTGGGGGCATGGACCAAGGTGGTGGTGCTCAATGCGTTGGGCGATACCGGGCTGCGCCACCTGGCAATCCTGCTGCAGGGCCTGCCGCGTTCCTGCCGGTTGGACAGTCAGCTCAACTACGTCGACGTGCCCCTGGCGCCGCTCGAACTGGCGGCCGTCCAGGTGGGCGACGTGATCGCGCGGGTGCCGGACCTGCCGACCCTGGAGCGGCGGGTGATCGACGCCGGGTTCTGA
- a CDS encoding chemotaxis protein CheA yields the protein MTVQPQDTPMPRDAHDAVALVWTREAIGACLAQARQTLERFASAPHEVGVLNDVLDDVHQVQGCLHMLELRGAAHLAREIEALVEALAAGQVGPRGDVLGALFKALDHLPIYLERLRSARRDLPLVIVPLINQLRACRGAEALTPGSLFEGELAGQRLAGADDLANLDLSLGAWRERLQGGQGHDALRSVVEALCDDLLRIKERLDASVREEQQAQALEGLLAPLRQVADTLAVLGFQQPRRVIIDQVLALQGLIQHDLDDDGTVLMDVAGALLYVETSLHGMLGTLEETGQLSLPGTDLAQIRQQVLSEALVNLVQVRDALADGASDASTDEHLRLPSALLRQVQGALCMLMLPELSQVVEGCAAYLDGPWRQTDPAPSAEAMTAFAEALSAAECCVQWRIADPQADIRAFIEHAQARLGELGSGPRAPAIDTGLAEDSVDDALRAVFLEEAQALLPALERHWLRWRAEAHPHAALVEVRRLLHTLKGSGRMVQAQAIAELAGSAEHVLNRALEGGAALSGEAQTALQQALATLPDLLAEYAEGARPRVAWTDLAEHLHALASDPVQAPHTAEPLDSRLLAIFGQEAHEHVSVLDDFLATAEPTGAPVNDALQRALHTLKGSAAMAGVLPIAELATALDRLVREYKAHQLPVTQDELALLADAHRLLRHAVDALPASALEALTGADALIERLGACVDARLLTVQAHDGHAQRPRRDPQLIAGFLVQGMDTLLDAESVLSHWQEQPAARQSLDTLLDELTAFGQAAHQAELWQVDEVCEALLDLYGAVEEGSLMADALFFEHAQQAHETLIDMLDELAAGQDVTARPACVATLRALLEKALDPASTGLLSAEHGVVDLGQAPATLSLDDDRQPSRQTERPLGLGNRSPASVDPHWRGENELLDVFLEESADIVESVSASLSRWQADSRNTVEVENLLRDLHTLKGGARMVQISAIGDLAHELEFLYEWLAAGQLPPSPALSSLLQTCHDRLAHMLDAVRLGQPLHAATALIDHIRNFSSAALNDNAARRTPAPLAVAEVPAAAPERAVGDTVKVAAELLDDLGNLASEHAIVRGRIEQQINDAQVALSEMETTLERMRDQLLRLDGETQGPLGRLATEGDAYEDFDPLEMDRHSHLQQLSRALFEASSDLLDLKETLSQKAQTAQGLLLQQARVNSQLQEGLMSTRMVPFERLVPRLQRVVRQVASELGKQVELLVENAEGELDRSILERMVAPLEHMLRNAVDHGLESREARLAAGKPAQGSIWLNLLHEGADIVIEMSDDGAGVPLEAVRRKAIKRGLLDPQARLSDHEILQFILRPGFSTAERITQISGRGLGMDVVHEEVKQLGGSMSITSSPGKGATFSIRLPFAVSLNRALMVNLDDEQYAIPLDTLEGIVRVPPAELEACYQRQPPSYAYAGQQYQLRYLGDVLQGNPLPRLIGQSVPVPVLLVHSADQAFAIQVDSLSPSREIVTKSLGPQFAAVPGLSGATLLGDGRVVLILDLLGQLQGQQRRRARLPDTQAPAFGEAARPPLILVVDDSVTVRKVTTRLLERHGMQVLTAKDGVDAMMVLEERRPDLVLLDIEMPRMDGFEVATRIRRDPRLHDLPIIMITSRTGQKHRERAMAIGVNEYLGKPYQESVLLQSIAQWSAPHA from the coding sequence ATGACCGTGCAGCCGCAGGACACTCCGATGCCGCGCGACGCCCATGACGCCGTTGCGCTGGTGTGGACGCGCGAGGCCATCGGTGCCTGTCTGGCCCAGGCTCGCCAGACGCTCGAACGGTTCGCCAGTGCGCCCCATGAAGTCGGCGTGCTGAACGATGTGCTCGACGACGTGCACCAGGTGCAGGGCTGCCTGCACATGCTCGAGCTGCGCGGTGCGGCGCACCTGGCGCGGGAGATCGAGGCGCTGGTCGAGGCCTTGGCCGCAGGCCAGGTCGGTCCGCGCGGGGACGTGCTTGGCGCGCTGTTCAAGGCCCTCGATCACCTGCCCATCTACCTGGAACGGCTGCGCAGCGCACGGCGTGACCTGCCGCTGGTCATCGTGCCGCTGATCAACCAGCTGCGTGCCTGCCGTGGTGCCGAGGCCTTGACGCCTGGCAGCCTGTTCGAGGGCGAACTGGCCGGGCAACGCCTGGCCGGGGCCGACGACCTGGCCAACCTGGACCTGTCGCTGGGTGCCTGGCGTGAACGCCTGCAAGGCGGGCAGGGCCACGATGCCCTGCGCTCGGTGGTCGAGGCGCTGTGTGACGATCTGCTGCGGATCAAGGAGCGCCTCGATGCCTCGGTACGCGAGGAGCAGCAGGCCCAGGCGCTGGAGGGTCTGCTCGCGCCGCTGCGTCAGGTCGCCGACACCTTGGCGGTGCTGGGCTTCCAGCAGCCACGGCGGGTGATCATCGATCAGGTGCTGGCGTTGCAAGGGCTGATCCAGCATGACCTGGACGACGATGGCACTGTGCTGATGGATGTCGCCGGCGCGCTGCTGTACGTGGAAACCAGCCTGCATGGCATGCTCGGCACACTCGAAGAAACCGGCCAGCTGTCGCTGCCGGGCACCGACCTGGCACAGATTCGCCAACAGGTGCTGAGCGAAGCGCTGGTCAATCTGGTGCAGGTCAGGGACGCACTGGCCGACGGTGCCTCTGACGCGTCTACGGACGAGCACCTGCGCCTGCCGTCGGCCCTGCTGCGCCAGGTCCAGGGCGCGTTGTGCATGTTGATGCTGCCTGAGCTGTCCCAGGTGGTGGAAGGCTGTGCCGCCTACCTCGACGGCCCCTGGCGCCAGACCGACCCTGCCCCGTCCGCCGAGGCCATGACGGCATTCGCCGAAGCCCTGAGCGCCGCCGAGTGCTGCGTGCAATGGCGCATCGCCGACCCCCAGGCCGACATCAGGGCCTTCATCGAGCACGCCCAGGCGCGTCTCGGCGAGCTGGGCAGTGGACCGCGTGCGCCAGCCATCGACACTGGCCTGGCCGAAGACAGCGTCGATGACGCGCTGCGTGCGGTATTTCTCGAGGAAGCCCAGGCCCTGCTGCCGGCTCTGGAGCGGCACTGGTTGCGCTGGCGCGCCGAGGCCCATCCGCATGCGGCGCTGGTCGAAGTCCGTCGCTTGCTGCACACCCTCAAGGGCAGTGGCCGCATGGTGCAGGCCCAGGCCATCGCCGAGCTGGCCGGGAGCGCCGAGCACGTGCTCAACCGTGCCCTGGAAGGGGGTGCCGCACTGAGCGGCGAAGCGCAGACGGCCTTGCAGCAGGCGCTGGCGACCTTGCCCGACCTGCTGGCCGAGTATGCCGAGGGCGCGCGTCCTCGCGTGGCCTGGACCGATCTGGCCGAGCACCTGCACGCCCTGGCATCGGACCCTGTGCAAGCGCCGCACACGGCCGAGCCGCTCGACTCACGACTGCTGGCCATCTTCGGCCAGGAGGCGCACGAGCACGTCAGCGTGCTCGACGACTTCCTGGCGACGGCCGAGCCGACCGGAGCCCCGGTTAACGACGCCTTGCAGCGGGCGTTGCACACCCTCAAGGGCAGTGCCGCGATGGCCGGTGTCTTGCCGATCGCCGAACTGGCCACCGCGCTCGACCGCCTGGTGCGCGAGTACAAGGCCCATCAACTGCCGGTGACGCAGGACGAACTGGCGCTGCTGGCGGACGCCCATCGCCTGTTGAGGCATGCCGTGGACGCGCTGCCGGCCAGTGCCCTGGAGGCGCTGACGGGCGCCGATGCCCTGATCGAGCGCCTCGGTGCCTGCGTCGATGCGCGCCTGCTGACGGTGCAGGCGCATGACGGCCACGCCCAACGTCCACGTCGCGACCCGCAGTTGATCGCCGGTTTCCTCGTGCAAGGCATGGACACCCTGCTCGATGCCGAGTCCGTGCTGTCGCACTGGCAGGAACAACCTGCCGCGCGTCAGTCCCTGGACACGCTGCTCGACGAGCTGACCGCCTTCGGCCAGGCCGCGCACCAGGCCGAGCTGTGGCAGGTGGATGAAGTCTGCGAGGCCCTGCTCGACCTGTATGGCGCCGTCGAAGAAGGCAGCCTGATGGCCGACGCCCTGTTCTTCGAGCACGCGCAGCAGGCCCATGAGACGCTGATCGACATGCTCGACGAGCTGGCCGCAGGGCAGGACGTCACGGCCAGACCGGCCTGCGTGGCGACCTTGCGCGCCTTGCTCGAGAAGGCCCTGGACCCGGCCTCGACCGGGCTGCTCAGCGCCGAGCACGGCGTGGTCGATCTGGGGCAGGCGCCGGCGACGCTGTCGCTGGACGACGACCGGCAACCGTCCCGTCAGACCGAGCGGCCCCTCGGCCTGGGCAACCGTTCTCCTGCCAGTGTCGACCCGCACTGGCGCGGGGAAAACGAACTGCTCGACGTGTTTCTCGAGGAGAGCGCCGACATCGTCGAAAGCGTCAGTGCTTCGCTGTCGCGCTGGCAGGCCGATTCGCGCAACACGGTGGAAGTCGAGAACCTGCTGCGCGACCTGCACACGCTCAAGGGCGGCGCGCGCATGGTGCAGATCAGCGCCATCGGCGACCTGGCCCATGAGCTGGAATTTCTCTACGAGTGGTTGGCCGCCGGACAGCTGCCGCCCAGTCCGGCACTGTCCAGCCTGCTTCAGACCTGCCACGACCGCTTGGCGCACATGCTCGATGCCGTGCGCCTCGGCCAGCCCCTGCACGCGGCCACGGCGCTGATCGACCACATTCGCAACTTCAGCAGCGCTGCGCTGAACGACAACGCCGCACGCCGTACGCCTGCGCCCCTGGCCGTGGCCGAGGTGCCTGCCGCCGCCCCCGAGCGGGCCGTGGGCGATACGGTGAAGGTGGCGGCCGAGCTGCTCGATGACCTGGGCAACCTGGCCAGCGAGCACGCCATCGTGCGGGGGCGCATCGAGCAGCAGATCAACGATGCCCAGGTGGCCTTGAGCGAGATGGAGACCACCCTCGAGCGCATGCGCGACCAGTTGCTCAGGCTCGACGGCGAGACCCAGGGCCCGCTCGGCCGCCTGGCCACCGAGGGCGATGCCTACGAAGACTTCGACCCCCTGGAAATGGACCGTCACTCGCACCTGCAGCAACTGTCGCGGGCGCTGTTCGAGGCCTCTTCGGACCTGCTCGACCTCAAGGAAACCCTGAGCCAGAAAGCCCAGACGGCCCAGGGGCTGCTGCTCCAGCAGGCACGGGTCAACAGCCAGCTGCAGGAAGGCCTGATGAGCACCCGCATGGTGCCCTTCGAGCGGCTGGTACCGCGCTTGCAGCGGGTGGTGCGCCAGGTCGCCAGCGAGCTGGGCAAGCAGGTCGAGCTGCTGGTGGAGAATGCCGAGGGCGAACTGGACCGCAGCATTCTGGAGCGCATGGTCGCCCCCCTCGAGCACATGCTGCGCAACGCCGTGGACCATGGCCTGGAAAGCCGTGAAGCCCGTCTGGCAGCCGGCAAGCCGGCCCAGGGCAGCATCTGGCTGAACCTGTTGCATGAAGGCGCCGACATCGTCATCGAGATGAGCGACGACGGTGCCGGCGTGCCCCTGGAGGCCGTGCGGCGCAAGGCGATCAAGCGCGGCCTGCTCGATCCACAGGCACGGTTGAGCGATCACGAGATCCTGCAGTTCATCCTGCGCCCGGGGTTCTCCACGGCCGAGCGGATCACGCAGATTTCCGGGCGCGGGCTGGGCATGGACGTGGTGCACGAGGAGGTCAAGCAACTGGGCGGCTCGATGAGCATCACCTCCAGCCCCGGCAAGGGCGCGACCTTCTCCATCCGCCTGCCGTTCGCGGTGTCGCTGAACCGGGCCCTGATGGTCAACCTGGACGACGAGCAGTACGCGATTCCCCTGGATACCCTGGAAGGGATCGTCCGGGTGCCGCCGGCCGAACTCGAGGCCTGCTACCAGCGCCAGCCGCCTTCCTATGCCTATGCCGGTCAGCAGTACCAGCTGCGCTACCTGGGCGACGTGCTGCAAGGCAATCCGCTGCCGCGCCTGATCGGGCAGAGCGTGCCGGTGCCGGTGCTGCTGGTCCACTCGGCCGACCAGGCCTTCGCCATCCAGGTCGACAGCCTCTCGCCCAGCCGCGAAATCGTCACCAAGAGCCTGGGCCCGCAGTTCGCTGCCGTGCCGGGGCTCTCGGGGGCTACCTTGCTGGGCGACGGCCGTGTGGTGCTGATTCTCGACCTGCTGGGGCAGTTGCAGGGCCAGCAGCGACGCCGTGCGCGCCTGCCCGATACCCAGGCGCCTGCGTTCGGCGAAGCCGCCCGGCCACCGTTGATTCTGGTGGTCGACGACTCGGTGACCGTGCGCAAGGTCACCACCCGGCTGCTGGAGCGCCATGGCATGCAGGTGCTGACGGCCAAGGACGGTGTCGATGCCATGATGGTGCTGGAAGAACGGCGCCCGGATCTGGTCCTGCTGGACATCGAGATGCCACGCATGGACGGCTTCGAGGTGGCCACGCGCATCCGCCGCGATCCGCGCCTGCACGATCTGCCGATCATCATGATCACCTCGCGCACCGGACAGAAGCACCGCGAGCGAGCCATGGCCATCGGCGTCAACGAGTACCTGGGCAAGCCTTATCAAGAGTCGGTGCTGCTGCAGAGCATCGCGCAGTGGAGTGCACCCCATGCTTGA
- a CDS encoding chemotaxis protein, translating into MSTPATPVISPRPRSSLQITVLFGVLILSIVLLFVNFTHLNTQSAYDKQYIGHAGELRVLSQRIAKNATEAAAGKALAFKLLSDARNDFERRWSYLKVGDKTTGLPAAPREVHDEMRAVQRDWETLRGYTDTILASEQTVLSLHQVAATLAETVPQLQVEYEKVVEILLQSGAPASQVAVAQRQLLLAERILGSVNTVLAGDDTAARAADAFGRDASRFGQVLDGMLNGDASIQVTRVEDADARARLGEIAELFQFVAGSVDEILETSPGLFHVREAAGNIFSLSQTLLDEASHLANGFEHLVASRTLDTLGGYALGLLALTSILLIASIMVRTTRRQLRDTAQKNERNQQAIMRLLDEIEELADGDLTVTVSVTEDFTGAIADSINYSVDQLRDLVLTINQSAEQVASAVQETHTTARQLAKASEHQAEQISEASLAVGDMVESIDRVSAHAYESAKVAERSVAIANKGNEVVHNTIEGMDNIREQIQDTARRIKRLGESSQEIGDIVSLIDDIADQTNILALNAAIQASLAGEAGRGFAVVADEVQRLAERSSSATRQIEALVRAIQADTNEAVISMEQTTAEVVRGARLAQDAGVALAEIEGVSQTLAELIHSISDAAQLQTSSAGQISHTMAIIQQITAQTSAGSGATADSIRHLARMASQMRRSVSGFTLPAPAPAPESER; encoded by the coding sequence GTGAGCACACCTGCCACTCCCGTCATCTCCCCGCGCCCGCGCAGCAGCCTGCAGATCACCGTTCTGTTCGGGGTGCTGATCCTGTCGATCGTCCTGCTGTTCGTCAACTTCACGCACCTCAACACCCAGTCGGCCTACGACAAGCAGTACATCGGCCATGCCGGCGAGCTGCGCGTGCTGTCCCAGCGCATCGCCAAGAACGCCACCGAGGCGGCCGCTGGCAAAGCCCTGGCCTTCAAGCTGCTGAGCGATGCACGCAACGACTTCGAGCGCCGCTGGAGCTACCTGAAGGTCGGCGACAAGACCACCGGCCTGCCGGCCGCACCGCGTGAAGTGCACGACGAGATGCGGGCCGTGCAGCGCGACTGGGAAACCCTGCGCGGCTACACCGACACCATTCTGGCCAGCGAACAGACCGTGCTGTCGCTGCACCAGGTCGCGGCGACCCTGGCCGAAACTGTCCCGCAGCTGCAGGTCGAGTACGAAAAGGTGGTCGAGATCCTGCTGCAAAGCGGCGCGCCGGCCAGTCAGGTGGCGGTCGCCCAGCGGCAGCTGCTGCTGGCCGAGCGCATCCTCGGTTCGGTCAATACCGTGCTGGCCGGCGACGACACCGCCGCCCGGGCCGCCGATGCCTTCGGGCGCGACGCCAGCCGCTTCGGCCAGGTGCTGGACGGCATGCTCAACGGCGACGCCTCGATCCAGGTGACCCGGGTCGAGGACGCCGACGCCCGCGCGCGGCTGGGCGAGATCGCCGAGCTGTTCCAGTTCGTCGCCGGGTCGGTCGACGAGATCCTCGAGACGTCGCCTGGGCTGTTCCACGTGCGCGAGGCGGCCGGCAACATCTTCAGCCTGTCGCAGACGCTGCTCGACGAGGCCTCGCACCTGGCCAACGGCTTCGAGCACCTGGTCGCCAGCCGGACCCTGGACACGCTGGGCGGGTACGCCCTCGGGCTGCTGGCGCTGACGTCGATCCTGCTGATCGCCTCGATCATGGTGCGCACCACCCGGCGCCAGTTGCGCGATACCGCGCAGAAGAACGAACGCAACCAGCAGGCGATCATGCGCCTGCTGGACGAGATCGAAGAGCTGGCCGATGGCGACCTGACCGTGACCGTGTCGGTGACCGAAGACTTCACCGGAGCGATCGCCGACTCGATCAACTATTCGGTCGACCAGTTGCGCGACCTGGTCCTGACCATCAACCAGAGTGCCGAGCAGGTCGCCAGCGCCGTCCAGGAAACCCACACGACCGCGCGCCAGCTGGCCAAGGCCTCGGAGCACCAGGCCGAGCAGATCAGCGAAGCGTCCCTGGCGGTGGGCGACATGGTCGAGTCCATCGACCGGGTCTCGGCCCATGCCTACGAGTCGGCCAAGGTGGCGGAACGCTCGGTGGCCATCGCCAACAAAGGCAACGAGGTGGTGCACAACACCATCGAAGGCATGGACAACATTCGCGAACAGATCCAGGACACCGCGCGGCGCATCAAACGCCTGGGCGAGTCGTCCCAGGAGATCGGTGACATCGTCAGCCTGATCGACGACATCGCCGACCAGACCAACATCCTGGCCCTCAACGCAGCGATCCAGGCCTCGCTCGCCGGCGAGGCGGGGCGCGGGTTCGCGGTGGTCGCCGACGAGGTGCAGCGCCTGGCCGAGCGTTCGTCGTCGGCCACCCGACAGATCGAGGCGCTGGTCCGTGCCATCCAGGCCGACACCAACGAGGCCGTGATTTCCATGGAGCAGACCACCGCCGAAGTGGTCCGTGGGGCGCGCCTGGCCCAGGATGCCGGCGTGGCCCTGGCCGAGATCGAAGGCGTGTCGCAGACCCTGGCCGAGCTGATCCACAGCATTTCCGACGCGGCCCAGTTGCAGACCTCCTCGGCCGGGCAGATCTCCCACACCATGGCGATCATCCAGCAGATCACCGCCCAGACCTCGGCCGGCTCCGGCGCGACCGCCGATAGCATCCGTCACCTGGCGCGCATGGCCAGCCAGATGCGCCGCTCGGTGTCCGGCTTCACGTTGCCGGCACCTGCGCCTGCCCCCGAGTCCGAGCGATGA
- a CDS encoding chemotaxis protein CheW has translation MISRQPHAAPTAFELLLEIDRRCRLVAAEQPFQASRAAQWSGIGFRIAGQWFVAPMGEIAEVLDEPRSSRVPGVQPWVRGIANLRGRLLPVMDLNRFLGLGHVTPGKQRRVLVLDHETVFAGLLVDEVLGLQHFPQQSLQQAVPQPLLRAAVPYVRGHFVAQRTWAVFSPHALAQAPGFLDVAL, from the coding sequence TTGATCTCGCGCCAGCCCCATGCAGCGCCCACGGCGTTCGAGCTGTTGCTGGAGATCGACCGGCGCTGCCGCCTGGTGGCCGCCGAACAGCCGTTCCAGGCCAGCCGTGCCGCCCAGTGGAGCGGGATCGGCTTTCGCATCGCCGGGCAGTGGTTCGTCGCGCCCATGGGCGAGATCGCCGAGGTGCTCGACGAGCCGCGCAGCAGCCGCGTCCCGGGCGTGCAACCCTGGGTACGTGGGATCGCCAACCTGCGAGGCCGCTTGTTGCCGGTGATGGACCTGAACCGCTTTCTCGGCCTGGGGCACGTGACGCCCGGCAAGCAGCGCCGGGTGCTGGTCCTGGACCACGAGACGGTGTTCGCCGGCCTGCTGGTCGACGAGGTGCTGGGGCTTCAGCATTTTCCCCAGCAGTCGCTGCAACAGGCTGTACCCCAGCCGTTGTTGCGTGCGGCCGTGCCGTATGTGCGCGGCCATTTCGTGGCCCAGCGCACCTGGGCCGTGTTCAGCCCGCATGCCCTGGCGCAGGCGCCTGGCTTTCTCGACGTGGCGTTGTAG
- a CDS encoding two-component system response regulator encodes MARVLIVDDSPTEMYKLTAMLERHGHQVLKADNGADGVALARQEKPDAVLMDIVMPGMNGFQATRQLSKDAETKAIPVIMVTTKDQDTDKVWSQRQGARSYLVKPIEEHDLLQVLEGVLPR; translated from the coding sequence ATGGCTCGAGTTCTGATCGTCGACGATTCACCGACGGAAATGTACAAGCTGACCGCGATGCTCGAGCGTCACGGGCACCAGGTGCTCAAGGCCGACAACGGCGCCGACGGCGTGGCCCTGGCGCGCCAGGAAAAGCCCGATGCCGTGCTGATGGACATCGTCATGCCCGGCATGAACGGCTTCCAGGCGACCCGGCAGTTGAGCAAGGATGCCGAGACCAAGGCCATCCCGGTGATCATGGTCACCACCAAGGACCAGGACACCGACAAGGTCTGGAGCCAGCGACAGGGCGCGCGCAGCTACCTGGTCAAGCCGATCGAGGAGCATGACCTGCTCCAGGTGCTCGAAGGCGTGCTGCCACGTTGA
- a CDS encoding two-component system response regulator: MEHPLKVMVIDDSSTIRRTAQILLGEAGCDVVTASDGFEALAKIVEQAPDVIFVDVLMPRLDGYQTCAVIKHNSTFKDTPVILLSSRDGLFDKARGKVVGADRFLTKPFSRDELLDAIKAHVPGFVAGQERHAC, translated from the coding sequence ATGGAACATCCACTGAAGGTGATGGTGATCGACGACTCCAGCACCATCCGCCGCACCGCCCAGATCCTGCTGGGCGAAGCCGGCTGTGACGTGGTCACCGCAAGCGACGGGTTCGAGGCCTTGGCCAAGATCGTCGAGCAGGCGCCCGACGTCATCTTCGTCGACGTGCTGATGCCGCGCCTGGATGGCTACCAGACGTGCGCGGTGATCAAGCACAACAGCACCTTCAAGGACACCCCGGTGATCCTGCTGTCTTCCCGCGACGGGCTGTTCGACAAGGCACGGGGCAAGGTGGTCGGCGCCGATCGGTTCCTGACCAAGCCCTTCAGCCGCGACGAACTGCTCGATGCCATCAAGGCCCACGTACCCGGTTTCGTTGCCGGTCAGGAACGACACGCCTGCTGA